One Argentina anserina chromosome 6, drPotAnse1.1, whole genome shotgun sequence genomic window, CCGGCAAACAAAGTTGATTCTGTACCACCTACGTATGTAGTTCATACTACGTCGATCAAGTGATCAAACAATGATATTAACTAATTATGCCACTGCCATCAAATCATCAATCAGCTCCTAGAATCGAAATTCCAATGAATCAAATTATGAAAACGTCGACTAATCGATCATAATATGGATGCATGCAAGAAAGGAAACTCGTTAGGGAAAGCCTACCTCGAGCCTGCAGATTGATGTTTTTATTTCCTTCGATCACTTGGTCAATATGGCTTGTGAGAGGGAGACTCCAACCTGTTGGAATTATCGGATGGTATCACTCATTATTGTCATCATAAACTGGAAAGGCTGAACATGAACAATTTGTAGAGCTTACCTGCGACAATGAAGCGACTTGCAATTGATCGTTGTTCTTGTTCGACACATCTTCAATTGACAGAATGAGATTACCAgagatttcatatatgcgCATGATTGCGTCAACTTCGAAAATGGAAATAGTTTTTGATGCCAAAGCTTCGGTACGATACGAAATCACGAATTATATCCTGCCTAGTGACCGCCTACACCTGCTTACTGACTGCCTAACCCCTTCACAAACCATCTTTTGACCGCCCAAGTCCTCCTAGCGCCCGCCTATCCCACGGTCCAGCCCCGTCTAGAGTTCGCCTAACAACACTCTAATCCCTTGGGTCAATTGTTGTTCCAAAACAAATTCTTTCAAGATTGATAATGATTATTGTAGTGAACTTGTGTTTCTCGTCATGGAGTTAAAAGAACATTCTCTCATACTCATAATTTTATcaaaaatacaaaatatattttacaaTTTATACAATAACTTCAATTTACTATCAAGAAGTGTTAGTATGTTATAAATTATAGGAAATTCAATCACTGGTAACACTTTCTACCGTGGATGGGTAAAACCCCGTCTCTCTTTTTCCCCACTAGGTGTTAGAGACTTGCAATGTCTCTTATCAACTTTGGTCTACCATCGGAGAAGTGTGACTTCATAAACCGTACAAAATTTGGTCGTCGGCAAGACTTTCTCCGGTGGATGGTATTTTTACCGTCTCTCTTTCTACCCATCGTTTTACcctttttacatcgttttttTCGTCAAAATGGAAAAATATCTCCTCACCTGCAAATTCACTGGACCATCTTCGCCTCTCATGTAAACCCAACTCTTCTCTCATTCCTTATCTTCTCCCCCTTCTATCTCTTCCACCCTCTTCACTTCTCTCTGCAACCATGTCTTCTGCAACAACCACTGGGTTTCTGAAGCCACTTACAATAGCCGAAACTTGTCTAGCCTCTGTTTCGACCCCCAAAACCCAAtacccttttctttcatttcccTCCAAACCCACCAAGCTCTCAACTCTCTCATGCTCATTCTCTTCATGGCTCTCTCTGAAACACAAGTCTCTGCCGCTCCATGTGGCTCAGACATCGGAATGGGCCCAGCAAGAGGTGGCAGAAGAGGTTTTGGAAACAGAGGAGGTGCCATTAGAGCCAAGTGCAGTGTCTGAAGGTgaagcagaagcagaagcTGAGGAGAGCTCTGTGGTTGGTGCGGAAGAAGAGTTCTATCCGGAGCCGCCGGAAGAGGCCAAGCTCTATGTCGGTAACTTGCCTTTTGATGTTGACAGTGAGACTCTTGCTAACACTTTCAATGAGGCTGGAGTTGTTGAGATTGCTGAGGTTAGTTTTGGGGTCTTTTGTTTGGTTTAATGTTGA contains:
- the LOC126797505 gene encoding 28 kDa ribonucleoprotein, chloroplastic-like, with product MSSATTTGFLKPLTIAETCLASVSTPKTQYPFLSFPSKPTKLSTLSCSFSSWLSLKHKSLPLHVAQTSEWAQQEVAEEVLETEEVPLEPSAVSEGEAEAEAEESSVVGAEEEFYPEPPEEAKLYVGNLPFDVDSETLANTFNEAGVVEIAEVIYNRETDQSRGFGFVTMSTVEEAEKAVEMFNRYDLGGRALTVNKAAPRGSRPERPPRVNEPSYRIYIGNLPWQVDDSRLEQVFSEHGNVVSARVVYDRETGRSRGFGFVQFSTETEVQDAIAALDGQSLDGRTIRVNVAEERPRRGLFSS